The following coding sequences lie in one Porphyromonas asaccharolytica DSM 20707 genomic window:
- a CDS encoding DHH family phosphoesterase → MSQLSNRPLSDTLELTSLGSEGERRVVIVGHKSPDGDCIGSALALRSYLLARGADEVSIMVVGRVPDNLLWLPGAETIHQLSPQSDLEPIRQILAQARLLLLVDFNHLGRIGNPLEGLVAEIVGKPEVRSVMIDHHPEPEMGLVDEIYSDTSACATGFLIAELLGGSESRELELYGGADMATCLLAATYTDTGLLRHGAITPKLFRTIAHLLEVGARHEEIVLRIFKSDKLNRQRLLGYIINERTTYDLDLGVAVFTLRQEDFDRFGIEPGDTEGLVNVPLDVAGIRAVAFLREQRDPDEPVKISFRSQGNLPVNEVASKLFDGGGHLNAAGAEYQGTLTDALALVWQGLRQLVQDYPGGRD, encoded by the coding sequence ATGTCGCAGCTTAGCAATAGACCTTTATCAGACACGCTGGAGCTTACCTCGCTAGGAAGTGAGGGCGAGCGTCGTGTCGTCATCGTAGGACACAAGTCGCCCGACGGGGACTGCATAGGCAGTGCCTTGGCTCTACGTAGCTACCTGCTGGCACGAGGTGCTGACGAGGTCTCTATCATGGTCGTGGGACGTGTGCCAGACAACCTTCTCTGGCTTCCTGGCGCTGAAACGATACATCAGCTCTCACCTCAGAGTGACTTAGAGCCGATACGTCAAATACTGGCTCAGGCTAGGCTACTTCTCTTGGTTGACTTCAACCATCTAGGGCGTATCGGCAACCCGCTTGAGGGCTTAGTTGCTGAGATCGTGGGTAAGCCTGAGGTGCGCTCCGTGATGATAGACCACCACCCAGAGCCTGAGATGGGACTAGTCGATGAGATATATAGCGACACCTCGGCGTGTGCTACGGGCTTTCTCATAGCTGAGCTGCTCGGTGGTAGCGAGTCGAGAGAGCTAGAGCTGTATGGCGGTGCCGACATGGCGACCTGCTTGCTGGCAGCTACCTATACCGACACAGGACTCCTGCGACATGGTGCGATTACCCCGAAGCTCTTTAGGACGATCGCTCATCTCCTAGAGGTCGGTGCAAGACATGAGGAGATCGTGCTACGGATCTTCAAGAGCGACAAGCTAAACCGCCAGCGTCTCCTCGGCTATATCATCAATGAGCGTACGACCTACGACCTCGATCTAGGTGTGGCGGTCTTTACGCTTAGGCAGGAGGACTTCGACCGCTTTGGCATAGAGCCTGGAGATACAGAGGGCTTGGTAAATGTTCCCCTTGATGTGGCGGGTATACGAGCCGTCGCATTCCTCCGAGAGCAACGTGATCCAGACGAACCAGTCAAGATCTCGTTTCGCTCGCAGGGCAACTTGCCGGTCAATGAGGTGGCGAGCAAACTCTTTGACGGGGGCGGGCATCTGAATGCTGCGGGTGCTGAGTATCAGGGCACGCTGACGGACGCGCTAGCACTCGTCTGGCAGGGACTGCGCCAGCTCGTACAGGATTACCCGGGGGGTAGAGATTAG
- a CDS encoding cobyric acid synthase, translating to MNKLKPIMLVGTGSDVGKSIVATGICRILLQEGYKPAPFKAQNMSLNSYPTPEEGEIGRAQAVQAEACGIPCHTDMNPILLKPTADQTTQVILNGKAVGNQSARSYFNAEQRKPLFVEAMKAFDRLASQYNPIVIEGAGSISEVNLWPMDIVNMRVALRTGADVYLVADIERGGIFGSLYGTIELLPPAERAAIKGIIINKFRGDSSLFDSGREIIERLTKVPVVGLLPYLPNMQIDAEDGVSIDSYAAQPRPDTLNVAVVRLPHISNFTDFDSLRFISGVTLYFTSDAEALRQADIIMLPGSKNTIDDLLWLQAEGLGAVILAHHKAGRPLYGICGGYQMMGLRITDTDGVEGEPRTVDGLGLLPTETTLQSNKAVRTSTFTYLPTGTPDCQGYEIHCGVTQPVDAPESPVVMRAGDTPDGYWVSPRLWGSYMHGIWDNEAILQQILHEAAPERTFHLERTFATREAAYDRLAEHMRQHLDIEYMLQNLRNV from the coding sequence ATGAATAAGCTAAAGCCGATTATGCTCGTCGGAACTGGCTCCGACGTAGGGAAGTCCATCGTGGCGACAGGTATCTGTCGTATCTTGCTACAGGAGGGGTATAAGCCCGCTCCCTTTAAGGCGCAAAACATGTCGCTCAATAGCTACCCCACCCCCGAAGAGGGTGAGATAGGTCGTGCGCAAGCGGTGCAGGCGGAGGCATGCGGCATACCTTGTCACACCGATATGAACCCGATCCTTCTTAAGCCGACGGCCGATCAGACGACTCAAGTGATCCTCAACGGCAAGGCGGTGGGCAATCAGTCGGCACGCTCATACTTCAATGCGGAGCAGCGCAAGCCGCTCTTTGTAGAGGCGATGAAAGCGTTCGACAGACTAGCAAGCCAGTACAACCCGATCGTGATAGAGGGTGCCGGGAGCATCTCGGAGGTCAACTTATGGCCGATGGACATCGTCAATATGCGGGTGGCACTGCGTACGGGAGCTGACGTTTACCTCGTGGCAGACATCGAGCGTGGGGGGATCTTCGGCAGTCTCTACGGGACGATCGAGCTATTGCCCCCAGCAGAGCGCGCTGCAATCAAGGGGATCATCATCAATAAGTTCCGTGGCGACAGCTCGCTCTTTGACTCAGGGCGGGAAATCATTGAGCGGTTGACCAAAGTGCCAGTCGTGGGGCTGCTCCCCTACCTGCCCAATATGCAGATAGATGCCGAGGATGGAGTCTCCATCGATAGCTACGCTGCGCAGCCTCGACCCGACACGCTCAATGTGGCCGTGGTGCGACTGCCGCACATCTCCAACTTCACCGACTTTGACTCGCTACGCTTCATCTCTGGCGTCACGCTCTACTTCACTTCCGATGCGGAGGCGTTGCGCCAGGCGGACATCATCATGCTCCCTGGGAGTAAGAACACGATCGATGACCTGCTCTGGCTACAGGCTGAGGGACTTGGTGCGGTCATCCTAGCTCATCACAAGGCGGGTCGACCACTCTACGGCATCTGCGGAGGTTATCAGATGATGGGTTTGCGCATCACCGACACCGATGGCGTCGAGGGAGAGCCGCGCACCGTCGATGGTCTGGGACTGCTACCCACAGAGACCACACTACAGAGCAATAAGGCAGTACGTACCTCCACTTTTACCTACCTCCCTACGGGTACTCCCGATTGTCAAGGCTACGAGATACACTGCGGGGTGACGCAGCCCGTCGATGCGCCCGAATCGCCTGTAGTCATGAGAGCTGGTGACACGCCCGACGGCTACTGGGTCTCTCCTCGCCTGTGGGGTAGCTACATGCACGGCATCTGGGACAATGAGGCGATCCTGCAGCAGATTCTGCACGAGGCAGCTCCGGAGCGAACCTTCCACCTAGAGCGCACCTTTGCTACGCGCGAAGCGGCTTACGATCGTCTTGCTGAGCATATGCGTCAGCATCTAGACATCGAGTATATGCTACAAAATCTACGTAACGTATGA
- the cobT gene encoding nicotinate-nucleotide--dimethylbenzimidazole phosphoribosyltransferase, whose amino-acid sequence MTFEEELQERIDSRTKPKGSLGQLERIAYKVGMIQHSVTPQLIDPVLLVMAADHGIVEEGVSPCPKEITWQQCINFVSGGGACSVLARQNGFRLRVIDVGVDYDFPEACRIESAKVMHGTRNMLHEPAMTTEECAEAMLIGAQCVAQEAERGSNVIAFGEMGIGNTSPATLILHKITGRSIASIIGPGSGLRGSGLEHKAKVLEEVSARYNPQSPMELLSQMGGLEIAAICGGVLEAYKRGMLILADGVIATSAFMVAHEMEPRIVDNVLFAHTSEEPGHQAMIEYLGGEAILSLGMRLGEGTGALVAYPIIQSAVAFMSNMRGFADAAVYRVDK is encoded by the coding sequence ATGACTTTTGAGGAGGAACTACAAGAGCGGATCGACAGCCGCACGAAGCCAAAGGGTTCGCTGGGGCAGCTGGAGCGCATCGCCTACAAGGTGGGCATGATACAGCATAGCGTGACGCCTCAGTTGATCGACCCTGTGCTGCTAGTGATGGCTGCAGATCATGGGATCGTCGAGGAGGGTGTGAGTCCATGTCCTAAGGAGATCACCTGGCAGCAATGCATCAACTTCGTTTCGGGGGGCGGGGCTTGTAGTGTCTTGGCGCGGCAAAATGGCTTTCGTCTGCGTGTCATAGATGTGGGCGTCGACTACGACTTCCCTGAGGCTTGTCGTATTGAGTCGGCTAAGGTGATGCACGGCACCCGCAATATGCTTCACGAGCCAGCTATGACGACAGAGGAGTGTGCTGAGGCGATGCTGATCGGCGCTCAATGTGTGGCGCAAGAGGCGGAGCGTGGGTCTAATGTGATCGCCTTTGGTGAGATGGGTATCGGCAATACTTCGCCAGCGACGCTGATCCTACACAAGATCACGGGACGCTCTATTGCCTCGATCATTGGTCCAGGCTCGGGACTGCGTGGCTCGGGGCTAGAACATAAGGCCAAGGTGCTCGAAGAGGTGTCTGCACGCTATAATCCGCAAAGTCCTATGGAGCTACTGTCGCAGATGGGTGGACTAGAGATCGCTGCTATCTGTGGAGGTGTCCTAGAGGCATACAAGAGAGGTATGCTGATCCTTGCGGATGGTGTGATCGCTACCTCAGCCTTTATGGTGGCACACGAGATGGAGCCACGCATTGTGGACAATGTGCTTTTCGCTCACACCTCCGAAGAGCCAGGACACCAAGCGATGATCGAATACCTCGGCGGAGAGGCGATCCTGTCGCTGGGGATGCGTCTCGGCGAGGGTACGGGAGCACTCGTTGCCTATCCGATTATTCAGTCGGCCGTTGCCTTTATGAGCAATATGCGAGGCTTTGCGGACGCTGCAGTCTATCGTGTAGACAAGTAA
- the dacB gene encoding D-alanyl-D-alanine carboxypeptidase/D-alanyl-D-alanine endopeptidase, which translates to MQLRSTTLYPLLLLLLLPLSGWAQEDHIDTTQAVQILQQAEQRGEARYGVSVWRIDEDKPLLDYRSRERFTPASVTKIFSSATALIALGADYQFPTEIGYRGDITNDGVLKGDLIIVGHGDPSLESKHYPRRKGIFYEQVYLALQQAGIRQIRGRIIVDASAYCDEGYLDVWPREDWGRRYAPAVYGVNLCDNIMQVGISAQEVAKGAKAPTFLHPSTPGHAWQMDIQLVKRGRLLAISADRNSRTTRRLSGRLVRGSSKRQVIACDLSNPAMALALQLAEHLQQRGIELTDCQSVAYYDKSAPALTTLLDIYLSPHLSELIRTCNYHSVNLYAEALLRSIGNRFGSVQQGGCISTSEALRQEMNYWRETCSLSANELELYDGSGLSPRSKLSPYALTAALRQVYRLPLPLSDPFILSLPQVGREGTVRKLLSASQLTAYFKSGSIRGVQNYAGYVSYNGHTYCVSLLANDMRHRGTTRRTMTQVLEALFPNSPTTRASNP; encoded by the coding sequence ATGCAACTACGATCCACTACGCTTTACCCCTTACTCTTATTGCTGCTCCTACCATTGTCAGGGTGGGCGCAAGAAGATCACATAGACACTACGCAAGCTGTGCAAATACTGCAGCAAGCCGAGCAGCGTGGAGAGGCTCGCTATGGAGTCTCCGTGTGGCGCATTGATGAGGACAAGCCCCTACTTGACTACCGAAGCAGAGAGCGGTTTACACCCGCCTCCGTGACCAAGATCTTCTCCTCTGCCACGGCACTCATAGCACTAGGTGCCGACTATCAGTTCCCTACAGAGATCGGTTATCGTGGAGACATCACAAACGATGGCGTACTAAAGGGCGATCTCATCATCGTAGGACATGGAGACCCCTCACTTGAGTCGAAGCATTACCCACGCCGCAAGGGGATCTTCTACGAGCAGGTCTACCTAGCACTGCAACAAGCGGGCATTCGCCAGATACGAGGGCGTATCATCGTTGATGCCTCTGCCTACTGCGACGAGGGCTATCTCGATGTATGGCCCCGTGAGGACTGGGGCAGGCGCTACGCTCCAGCCGTCTATGGAGTCAACCTCTGCGACAACATCATGCAGGTCGGCATCTCTGCACAGGAAGTGGCAAAAGGAGCTAAGGCACCCACCTTTCTCCACCCCTCCACGCCAGGGCATGCGTGGCAGATGGACATACAGCTAGTCAAGCGGGGCCGTCTATTAGCCATATCGGCAGACCGCAACTCCCGCACCACACGTCGGCTATCGGGTCGTCTAGTACGTGGCAGCTCTAAGCGACAGGTCATCGCCTGCGACCTGAGCAATCCCGCCATGGCACTGGCTCTGCAGCTAGCAGAGCATCTACAGCAGCGTGGCATAGAGCTCACCGACTGCCAGAGTGTCGCCTACTATGACAAGTCCGCTCCAGCGCTCACCACCCTACTAGACATCTATCTAAGCCCGCATCTGAGCGAGTTAATACGCACCTGCAACTATCACAGCGTCAACCTCTACGCAGAGGCTCTCCTCCGTAGCATCGGCAATCGTTTTGGCTCTGTACAGCAGGGCGGATGTATCTCGACAAGCGAAGCGCTACGACAAGAGATGAACTACTGGCGGGAGACCTGCAGCCTCTCGGCTAATGAGCTAGAGCTCTACGATGGCTCTGGGCTATCACCCCGCAGCAAGCTCTCGCCTTATGCGCTGACCGCTGCTTTGCGACAAGTTTACCGCCTACCGCTACCGCTCTCAGACCCATTCATCCTATCCTTGCCTCAAGTGGGCCGCGAGGGCACTGTCCGCAAGTTGCTCTCAGCGTCGCAGCTCACTGCTTACTTCAAGAGCGGCTCCATACGAGGTGTGCAAAACTATGCGGGCTACGTTAGCTACAACGGGCACACCTACTGCGTCTCCCTCCTCGCCAACGACATGCGTCATCGGGGCACTACACGACGCACCATGACGCAAGTATTAGAGGCTCTCTTCCCCAATTCACCCACAACAAGAGCCTCTAACCCCTAA
- the cbiB gene encoding adenosylcobinamide-phosphate synthase CbiB, whose protein sequence is MYPLLFGLLLDLLLGDPRWALHPIRLFGQLIAWGERWLNHPPHQKAKGTILSLILVLGVWGFFYAVEWLLADYRYALLAWQTIFFFFAICPRSLIGEALAVERYVAADDLEGARRRLSWIVGRDTSQLSFAQIRTAVLETLAENLSDGVIAPLCFYALGGVPLMMAYKMINTLDSMIGYKDQHYKDFGYFAARILDDAANYIPSRLTALLMLLVAPSRRAVRTVWRDARKHASPNSGYPESALAGILGVQFGGPNIYHGMLVEKPYIGTPIHAVTAQTLRRTIRIVIAVTLLASLLVFLTYLYR, encoded by the coding sequence ATGTATCCGCTACTCTTCGGTCTCCTCCTCGACCTGCTCCTCGGTGATCCCCGCTGGGCGCTCCACCCGATACGACTCTTTGGTCAGCTCATCGCATGGGGTGAGCGGTGGCTCAACCATCCGCCACACCAGAAGGCAAAAGGCACAATACTCTCCCTCATACTCGTGCTGGGCGTGTGGGGCTTCTTCTATGCTGTCGAATGGCTCCTAGCGGACTATCGCTATGCCCTACTGGCTTGGCAAACGATCTTTTTCTTCTTTGCGATCTGTCCGCGGAGCTTGATCGGCGAAGCTTTGGCGGTAGAGCGTTATGTGGCGGCTGACGACCTCGAGGGGGCTCGCAGGCGTCTCTCTTGGATCGTGGGTCGTGACACCTCGCAGCTCTCTTTTGCGCAGATCCGCACCGCTGTGCTAGAGACACTTGCGGAGAATCTCTCCGACGGCGTCATCGCTCCGCTCTGCTTCTACGCTCTGGGTGGAGTGCCGCTCATGATGGCTTATAAAATGATCAACACGCTCGACTCCATGATCGGATACAAAGACCAGCACTACAAAGACTTCGGCTACTTTGCTGCACGTATCCTCGATGACGCTGCGAACTATATCCCGTCTCGTCTCACGGCGCTCCTGATGCTCCTCGTGGCTCCGAGTCGGCGAGCCGTACGCACCGTGTGGCGTGATGCACGCAAGCATGCCAGTCCCAATTCGGGCTATCCCGAGTCGGCTCTGGCGGGTATCCTTGGCGTGCAGTTTGGCGGGCCCAATATCTACCACGGTATGCTCGTCGAGAAACCCTATATCGGCACCCCAATCCACGCCGTCACTGCACAGACACTCCGACGCACCATCCGCATCGTCATCGCCGTCACGCTGCTCGCCAGTCTCCTCGTCTTCCTCACCTACCTTTACCGCTAA
- a CDS encoding pyridoxal phosphate-dependent aminotransferase produces MIVGHGDDRYSYGGLVRYDFSSNVPYRNHAGEIIDYLSGRLESLTHYPDPQAKELRELLAQHWRLDPDWLLVTNGSTEAFYLLAHLFAGGKTLITVPSFAEYEDACQLYRHHLTYIPTSDIANQSAPADLLWSALPNNPDGDITHRTGLLNYCSAHPDSYVIVDEAYAELCAEAVTLLDEVAHHPNLIIVRSLTKSFALPGIRLGYIIAHPSLLARLEPLRSPWSVNALALEAGAYICQHYDQLLPDATGLVREAQHLAHEVAQIAGVSLIPSSTPYFLACLDEGRGTAAQLKEYLVTQHGVLIRDAANFRSLSPRHFRLSVQSPEAGQALLRGLSSYL; encoded by the coding sequence ATGATAGTAGGACACGGGGACGACCGATACAGCTACGGAGGGCTCGTGCGCTACGACTTCTCTAGCAATGTGCCTTATCGCAACCATGCGGGCGAAATTATAGACTATCTCTCAGGGCGACTAGAGAGCTTGACCCACTATCCAGACCCTCAGGCGAAAGAGTTGCGAGAGCTCTTGGCTCAGCACTGGCGCCTTGATCCCGACTGGCTACTGGTGACCAATGGATCGACAGAGGCTTTCTACCTCTTAGCGCATCTCTTTGCGGGAGGCAAGACGCTCATCACCGTTCCCTCCTTTGCTGAGTATGAAGACGCCTGCCAGCTCTATCGGCATCACCTTACCTATATCCCGACAAGTGATATAGCCAACCAAAGCGCCCCTGCTGACCTTCTTTGGAGTGCTCTGCCAAACAATCCCGATGGTGACATCACTCACCGTACGGGCCTCCTCAATTACTGCTCGGCGCATCCTGATAGTTACGTGATCGTGGACGAAGCCTACGCAGAGCTCTGTGCCGAGGCGGTGACGCTCCTAGACGAAGTGGCGCATCACCCCAATCTGATCATCGTCCGTTCGCTGACCAAGAGCTTTGCGCTCCCAGGCATACGTCTCGGCTACATCATTGCTCACCCCTCGCTGCTGGCACGCCTGGAACCGCTCCGCTCGCCCTGGAGCGTTAATGCTCTTGCCCTAGAGGCGGGCGCTTACATCTGCCAGCATTATGACCAGTTACTGCCAGATGCCACAGGCTTAGTGCGGGAGGCGCAGCACCTCGCTCACGAGGTGGCGCAGATCGCCGGCGTCTCGCTGATACCCAGTTCCACACCTTACTTCCTCGCTTGTCTAGATGAGGGACGAGGCACCGCAGCTCAGCTCAAGGAGTACCTCGTCACGCAGCATGGAGTCTTGATCCGTGATGCGGCCAACTTCCGCTCCCTCTCGCCTCGTCACTTCCGCCTCTCAGTGCAGTCGCCAGAAGCTGGTCAAGCGTTACTCCGAGGTTTGTCAAGCTACTTGTAG
- a CDS encoding bifunctional adenosylcobinamide kinase/adenosylcobinamide-phosphate guanylyltransferase, with the protein MVYISGGQRSGKSGYAQRLARSLSDRPIYLATARHWDEDFERRIARHQADRGPEWTTIEEPRYLSQTQIAGRVVLIDCVTLWLTNIYSDLEFDAEASLSEARREWQQLLHHCEADTLIVVSNEIGMSLHASDASSRAFVDLQGWVNQYISATADEAYLMVSGRALRTELISDLHIERYDF; encoded by the coding sequence GTGGTCTACATATCTGGGGGGCAGCGCAGTGGCAAGAGTGGCTACGCCCAGCGACTGGCGCGCTCGCTCTCTGATCGACCGATCTACCTCGCCACGGCGCGTCACTGGGACGAGGACTTCGAGCGTCGCATAGCGCGTCACCAAGCGGATCGAGGGCCTGAGTGGACTACTATCGAGGAGCCTCGCTACCTGAGCCAGACACAGATAGCTGGGCGTGTCGTACTGATAGACTGTGTGACGCTATGGCTTACGAATATCTACAGCGATCTAGAGTTTGACGCTGAGGCTTCGCTCAGCGAGGCGCGTCGTGAGTGGCAGCAGCTACTACATCACTGCGAGGCGGATACGCTGATCGTGGTGAGTAACGAGATCGGCATGAGCCTGCACGCTTCCGATGCGAGTTCACGAGCTTTTGTAGATCTACAAGGGTGGGTCAACCAATATATCTCTGCCACAGCCGACGAAGCCTACTTAATGGTCTCTGGCAGAGCTTTACGGACGGAACTAATTTCAGACTTACATATAGAGAGATATGACTTTTGA
- a CDS encoding histidine phosphatase family protein — MSLYLVRHTPVALPKGICYGWLEVPLSEEYPRYAQQIIAELREIRLDKIYSSPSLRCVVLAEAIALTKGLTIRQDERLRELNFGAWEGLTWQEVYEQEAGRAWFADYWHAKTADGESHDDLLARVADFEAERDSSAQTLLVTHAGVIRAYRILLGKLSPSDAMAQEVNFGEIYQYE, encoded by the coding sequence ATGAGCCTCTACCTCGTGCGTCATACCCCTGTTGCCCTACCGAAAGGCATCTGCTACGGCTGGCTCGAAGTGCCACTCTCGGAGGAGTACCCTCGCTATGCGCAGCAGATTATCGCAGAGCTGAGGGAAATTCGGCTAGACAAGATCTACAGTAGTCCATCACTCCGCTGTGTTGTCCTCGCTGAGGCGATAGCCCTGACCAAGGGGCTGACCATTCGTCAGGACGAGCGACTGCGCGAACTGAACTTTGGCGCGTGGGAAGGGCTCACCTGGCAGGAGGTCTACGAGCAAGAGGCGGGACGAGCGTGGTTTGCCGACTACTGGCACGCTAAGACAGCGGACGGCGAGAGCCACGACGACCTACTGGCGCGGGTAGCCGACTTTGAGGCGGAGCGGGACTCGAGTGCTCAAACACTCCTTGTGACGCACGCAGGGGTAATTCGTGCTTATCGTATTTTGCTGGGCAAGCTTTCGCCTAGCGATGCGATGGCGCAAGAGGTTAACTTTGGAGAGATATATCAATATGAATAA
- the cobS gene encoding adenosylcobinamide-GDP ribazoletransferase: protein MAWDLRRTIRSEWDLLRLSLLFYTRIPVGHVEYHEERMGESFRYFPLLGAIVGVVMAGIYALAGYYLPEAVAAVMSVIVGLVVTGGMHEDGLSDYCDAFGGYHDRDTTLRIMKDSSTGVYGILGLVMLLMSRVVLLSYIPYETAIGTIVAMAVVARWMPILVMRLSVYARKSGEESKATHLRQAVTTKTLLIAALWAILALLLLPWQAAIVAPVLMIGQTLLIMRISNKRVGGYTGDVLGAIVCLGELTLLLVTLMVTIYA from the coding sequence ATGGCTTGGGATCTGCGGCGCACGATACGCTCTGAGTGGGACCTGCTTCGTCTCTCGCTGCTCTTCTACACTCGTATACCTGTGGGACATGTAGAGTATCATGAGGAGCGTATGGGAGAGTCCTTTCGCTACTTTCCTCTGCTGGGTGCGATCGTAGGAGTTGTGATGGCGGGGATCTATGCGTTGGCTGGCTACTACCTACCAGAGGCTGTTGCTGCTGTGATGAGCGTGATCGTTGGTTTAGTTGTCACGGGCGGGATGCACGAGGATGGTTTGTCGGACTATTGCGATGCCTTCGGAGGGTATCACGATAGAGATACGACGCTACGCATTATGAAGGACAGCTCGACGGGCGTGTACGGTATACTGGGTCTAGTGATGCTCCTCATGAGCCGTGTCGTCCTGCTAAGCTACATACCTTACGAGACCGCTATCGGGACGATTGTAGCTATGGCGGTGGTGGCACGCTGGATGCCTATCCTCGTGATGCGTCTCTCGGTCTACGCTCGTAAGAGTGGCGAGGAGAGCAAGGCGACCCATTTGCGACAAGCTGTCACAACGAAGACGCTACTCATTGCGGCTCTTTGGGCAATCCTAGCACTCTTGCTCTTGCCTTGGCAGGCTGCCATTGTGGCTCCTGTACTTATGATAGGACAGACGCTGCTGATCATGCGCATTAGCAACAAGCGCGTCGGTGGATACACAGGCGATGTGCTGGGAGCTATAGTCTGCTTGGGCGAGCTCACGCTACTGCTGGTCACGCTTATGGTAACTATCTACGCCTGA
- a CDS encoding peptidoglycan DD-metalloendopeptidase family protein, with translation MTSKRTSFVAFVGLIFVACVQLAAAPSPQQKTTRPPLKLVSPTRIVASPDSLVTRNWLADGYTIVTAKDAETRISSAEMERALEREALEYPAIDLYGEDSWTDWVNPFAGKSSPRIPATYNIDCSGFVMPLAGTMRVTSNYGYRARYRREHKGIDLALRTGDDVRAAFDGKVRIRGYERGGYGNYIVIRHPNGLETVYGHMSRCIAKEGQIVKAGEVIGKGGSTGRSTGPHLHFETRFLGIDINPSKIIDFGVGAPQSDYYTFVAPRGYKTYAYEEGNTQSKAGDTKYKAKAKKNRPSVSHTPRIYRVKKGDTLSKIAKKTGVSVRHLCKANNMSSRATLRPGQALKY, from the coding sequence TGGGGCTCATCTTTGTAGCCTGTGTCCAACTGGCTGCAGCACCATCACCCCAACAGAAGACCACACGACCTCCACTGAAACTAGTGTCCCCCACAAGGATTGTGGCGTCACCAGACTCCCTAGTAACTAGGAACTGGCTGGCAGACGGGTACACTATAGTAACGGCAAAAGATGCCGAGACACGCATATCCAGCGCTGAGATGGAGCGCGCACTCGAGAGAGAGGCTCTCGAATACCCCGCAATAGATCTATATGGCGAAGACTCGTGGACTGACTGGGTAAACCCCTTTGCAGGTAAAAGTAGCCCACGTATCCCCGCTACATATAACATCGACTGCTCGGGCTTCGTCATGCCTTTAGCGGGTACGATGCGTGTCACCTCCAATTATGGCTACCGTGCTCGCTATCGTCGCGAGCACAAGGGCATTGACCTAGCACTCCGCACAGGCGATGACGTACGAGCTGCTTTCGATGGCAAGGTACGCATCCGAGGCTATGAGCGTGGTGGCTATGGTAACTACATCGTCATACGACATCCCAACGGCCTCGAGACCGTCTATGGACACATGAGCCGCTGCATCGCCAAGGAAGGACAGATCGTCAAGGCTGGCGAGGTCATCGGCAAGGGAGGTAGCACAGGGCGTAGCACAGGGCCACACCTGCACTTCGAGACACGCTTCCTAGGTATCGATATCAATCCCTCCAAGATCATCGACTTTGGAGTAGGAGCACCTCAGAGTGACTACTACACCTTTGTCGCTCCTAGGGGGTATAAGACCTATGCTTACGAGGAGGGAAATACTCAGAGCAAGGCTGGTGATACTAAGTACAAGGCAAAAGCGAAGAAAAACCGCCCCAGCGTATCGCACACGCCTCGTATATATCGTGTCAAGAAGGGAGACACACTCTCAAAAATTGCTAAGAAGACGGGCGTATCCGTACGCCATCTCTGCAAGGCAAACAATATGTCCTCACGGGCTACACTACGTCCAGGCCAAGCACTGAAATACTAG